A genomic region of Arachis stenosperma cultivar V10309 chromosome 9, arast.V10309.gnm1.PFL2, whole genome shotgun sequence contains the following coding sequences:
- the LOC130948195 gene encoding uncharacterized protein LOC130948195 has product MSAKEKQVAQIFERKRWIIEQARQQYFAWEHHLYPNLILHGIPPPPWLSNYSLPKDLNKDDLVSEVLFSQPPFGVPFSSHRYSLYSNLGVVSEAALYQSGSQNEVHAPREDYNKGDRLSNLLDCSVNNDGCASSGPAELDSCAISPQNQMEPRVSDSYLDPALSLAKLQRSKSRQRALELRTSAQPPKRRSEDDNNASICAGTVTGSGFPRVQADGSEEPELIKDFNSNIQGCSTKEVRSYRQTQTSDKHNFSRRITRSTSIAQKSNSFNVANSSIMKADGAPNKLGEPLELVDQPLFTNERCEAKEIIQQEHQMKEARSSAYHTTKSRSSRQSRYNSEIMKIDSTIDRGKGVEVHGLMQSLAPVELTNLSKSSDHNNGGRTNIVEDGNFCNNKESQSCARIDSLRNSTSSPSDDLLMTGCQGNSINKSVQSFQPLVSQHSQDCAVSVVGALCSQKDPDFCVVKSKESLSRSGSGMVNLTTDSKSQNHIEDISKPLSSNFRNQIGNCSEFAGEKSQNQQLPELDARRLSSSDKDSVSNAEMIMNPAEKENIESASGNTTDVTTFAAEGFSRPVGASNLDGGSLLVKSLYCETAVAGKILDGQEIVPSGAIPNGDIKDRSNATFVKVYADLDGLVGKDPSCLGTRVTVVSPGAGMDVSVLGVPSGTVMLPKQLKFDHVEESSMKGISSPDTEEGQKDMSPEEPQNLLEPVNELDDKISPGCQVNCKSLEKMHVLETEETLIREGPQMEYCASHFEEADVARKAKNVVSPKKKLTVVQQESCILTSSLMNSSSPLKVACQNSSGNLSKEVKASKSGSVRSKLEFDESDVELGDSFSAVDTGDILHKYTDETVSNFTVGMSSPALIDQVIVEAPNNISLSKKVDLLRQKRLSDGKNTISTELQIFKSSEESYDVNHLCSQHKRRKMEIEGVEFLPSSSKFLEKPLNSIDQKSVGRDLSTEEDNPEAFQDQHLTFDQEDGTGRPYVCNSLSEELQCTQPCETMKGSSVKVSIAEKLLFDGRHRSTEKLILEDKRDDSWHPPLNGGQESAQRLTCVEDGTSEGRIYLEGNARFSNVYSVSPAIECADLIDADVTVPEFDGFIMPTDNIQPCTTGDQIEFEKMNPLSNSVDYSSLGKSRFMHSPFCYSSTPCKLDTILGLCRSLPNGLLEGMNLRTSLAQNDESSRAFSDCLPNSKVQYSPSVQTFWDKINSYGSSGKRQSLKLELPCISEENENVDEIADTSQKGIGSEGMTSSITLEPLADIMDGAKPSASALQDDMLTAGSIDFVGSQVNVSGTHNNARKKQDSNRKRFTGKGKENQSVSLGANGAKRTTESVSKTSRPKLSGKDSLKQGSTFSIGKTSYNNIVSNVTSFIPLVQQKQSAAVATGKRDVKVKALEAAEAAKRMAQKKENERKMKKEALRIEREKLEQHNQRQQELQKKKKEEERKKKEAEMAAKKRQREEEGKKEKERKRKRVNDAKKQHHEQEKIHAKKEDKQVQIRAAGEQIRESKKLMDEKENHQKLQMDISEGNLELVSESEPLNTRNSTNDKIKECCPAYSEAMNGDNKEKVTSNFIKASEDDAFINEHPFQEQSYDISPYKESDDEDEDEDDKPNNKFIPSWASKHRLSLAASSQKMDPETIFPQRSFCNIAEVLLPRKFQSY; this is encoded by the exons ATGTCGGCGAAGGAGAAGCAAGTGGCGCAGATCTTCGAGAGGAAGAGGTGGATAATCGAGCAGGCTCGTCAGCAGTACTTTGCGTGGGAGCACCACCTTTACCCCAACCTCATCCTCCACGGAATTCCCCCTCCTCCCTGGCTTTCCAACTACTCACTTCCCAAAG ATTTGAACAAGGATGATCTTGTCtctgaagttctattttctcaGCCACCGTTTGGGGTTCCTTTCTCTAGTCATCGTTACAGTCTATATAGCAATCTCGGTGTTGTATCAGAGGCTGCTCTGTATCAGAGTGGTTCACAGAATGAAGTCCATGCTCCGAGGGAAGACTATAACAAAGGAGACAGGCTTTCAAATTTGCTAGATTGCTCTGTCAACAATGATGGATGTGCCTCAAGTGGTCCTGCCGAACTGGATTCTTGTGCGATATCTCCTCAGAATCAAATGGAACCAAGAGTTTCAGATAGTTACCTTGACCCAGCTTTGTCACTGGCAAAGTTACAAAGATCTAAATCAAGGCAGAGGGCTCTCGAGCTACGTACCAGTGCTCAACCACCCAAACGCAGGTCAGAAGATGATAACAATGCTAGCATCTGTGCTGGGACAGTTACAGGTTCTGGATTTCCAAGAGTACAGGCAGACGGTAGTGAGGAGCCAGAATTGATCAAGGATTTTAATTCCAACATCCAAGGTTGTTCCACCAAAGAAGTAAGAAGTTACCGTCAGACTCAAACAAGTGACAAGCATAATTTCTCTCGTCGAATAACAAGATCTACGAGCATAGCTCAGAAATCTAACTCTTTCAATGTTGCTAACTCTTCGATTATGAAGGCAGATGGTGCACCTAATAAATTGGGTGAGCCATTGGAGCTAGTTGACCAACCTTTATTTACAAATGAAAGATGTGAAGCTAAGGAAATAATCCAACAAGAGCATCAAATGAAGGAAGCTAGAAGCAGTGCTTATCATACAACAAAATCCAGAAGTTCCAGACAGTCAAGATACAATAGTGAAATCATGAAGATTGACAGCACCATAGACAGAGGCAAAGGAGTCGAAGTTCATGGTTTGATGCAATCATTAGCTCCCGTTGAGTTAACCAATTTAAGCAAATCGTCTGATCACAACAATGGAGGTAGGACAAATATAGTCGAAGATGGCAATTTTTGCAATAATAAAGAAAGCCAAAGTTGTGCTAGGATAGATTCACTTAGAAATTCCACTTCATCACCCTCTGATGACCTTTTGATGACTGGTTGTCAGGGCAATTCTATTAATAAGTCAGTGCAATCATTTCAACCTTTAGTTTCACAGCATTCACAAGATTGTGCAGTGTCTGTTGTTGGTGCCTTGTGTAGTCAAAAGGATCCTGACTTTTGTGTTGTAAAATCAAAAGAAAGTTTGAGCAGAAGTGGTAGTGGAATGGTAAACCTAACCACAGATTCAAAGTCACAGAATCACATTGAAGATATATCAAAGCCTCTTAGCTCAAACTTTCGTAACCAAATTGGCAACTGCTCTGAGTTTGCTGGTGAGAAGTCTCAGAATCAACAGCTTCCTGAACTAGATGCTAGAAGGTTGTCTTCTAGTGACAAGGATTCTGTTTCCAATGCAGAAATGATCATGAATCCTGCAGAGAAAGAGAATATTGAATCTGCTTCTGGAAATACAACAGATGTGACTACTTTTGCAGCTGAAGGATTTTCAAGACCTGTGGGTGCTTCCAATTTAGATGGTGGGTCTTTACTTGTCAAGTCCCTATACTGTGAAACAGCTGTGGCTGGGAAAATTTTGGATGGCCAAGAAATTGTACCATCTGGTGCCATTCCCAATGGAGATATCAAGGACAGATCAAATGCAACTTTTGTCAAAGTTTATGCTGATTTGGATGGCTTAGTTGGAAAAGATCCTTCTTGTTTAGGCACTAGAGTCACTGTTGTTAGCCCTGGGGCTGGGATGGATGTTTCGGTCTTGGGGGTGCCTTCTGGTACTGTTATGTTGCCCAAGCAACTTAAATTTGATCATGTAGAAGAGTCAAGTATGAAAGGAATTTCTAGTCCTGATACTGAAGAAGGACAGAAGGATATGTCACCAGAAGAACCTCAGAATTTGTTGGAACCAGTGAATGAGCTTGATGACAAAATTTCTCCTGGTTGCCAAGTTAACTGTAAATCTTTGGAGAAGATGCATGTGCTGGAAACAGAGGAAACTCTGATCAGAGAAGGGCCTCAGATGGAATACTGTGCAAGCCACTTTGAGGAGGCAGATGTAGCTAGGAAAGCAAAGAATGTTGTGTCACCAAAGAAAAAGTTAACTGTAGTTCAGCAGGAATCCTGCATTCTTACTTCTTCCTTGATGAATTCTTCAAGTCCTTTGAAAGTTGCCTGTCAAAATTCATCAGGAAATTTGTCAAAGGAAGTTAAGGCATCAAAATCTGGTTCTGTAAGAagtaaactggaatttgatgaAAGTGATGTTGAGTTGGGTGATTCTTTTTCTGCAGTTGATACTGGAGATATTCTGCATAAATACACAGATGAAACAGTTTCAAACTTTACAGTTGGGATGTCATCTCCTGCTCTTATAGACCAAGTGATTGTTGAGGCCCCAAACAACATTTCCTTAAGCAAAAAAGTTGACTTATTGAGGCAGAAACGGCTCAGCGATGGAAAGAATACTATTTCAACTGAGCTCCAGATTTTTAAATCTTCCGAAGAGAGTTATGATGTGAATCATTTGTGCTCTCAGcataaaagaagaaagatggaaATTGAAGGAGTGGAGTTTCTACCTTCCTCTTCAAAGTTTCTTGAAAAGCCACTTAATTCTATTGACCAAAAGTCTGTAGGTAGAGACCTGAGTACTGAAGAAGATAATCCTGAAGCTTTCCAAGATCAGCATTTGACATTTGATCAGGAGGATGGTACAGGACGTCCATATGTTTGTAACAGCCTATCAGAAGAGTTGCAATGTACCCAGCCCTGTGAAACAATGAAAGGGTCCTCAGTTAAAGTGAGCATAGCAGAG AAACTTCTTTTTGATGGAAGGCACAGAAGCACAGAGAAACTTATTTTGGAAGATAAGAGGGATGATTCATGGCATCCTCCGTTAAATGGTGGACAGGAAAGTGCCCAACGTCTAACCTGTGTTGAAGATGGCACCTCGGAAGGAAGAATTTATCTGGAAGGAAATGCTAGGTTCTCAAATGTTTATTCTGTTTCTCCAGCGATCGAATGCGCGGATTTGATTGACGCAGATGTTACTGTACCAGAGTTTGATGGGTTCATTATGCCGACCGATAATATACAGCCATGTACTACTGGAGATCAGATAGAATTCGAGAAAATGAATCCACTGAGCAACTCGGTAGATTATTCGTCCCTTGGTAAATCCAGATTCATGCATTCTCCATTTTGTTATTCTTCAACTCCTTGTAAGCTAGATACTATACTAGGCCTTTGTCGGTCTTTACCTAATGGCCTTTTGGAGGGGATGAATTTGAGGACTTCTCTTGCTCAAAACGATGAGAGTTCAAGGGCCTTCTCTGATTGCCTACCAAATAGTAAGGTTCAATACTCACCTTCAGTTCAAACTTTTTGGGATAAAATTAATTCCTATGGAAGTTCAGGGAAGCGCCAGAGTTTGAAACTGGAGCTTCCTTGCATTAgtgaagaaaatgaaaatgttGATGAGATTGCTGATACATCCCAAAAGGGCATTGGTTCAGAAGGAATGACTAGCTCAATTACACTGGAACCACTTGCTGATATTATGGATGGAGCAAAACCTTCTGCATCAGCTTTACAAGATGATATGTTAACCGCGGGAAGTATAGATTTTGTGGGCTCACAAGTGAATGTCAGTGGTACTcataataatgcaagaaagAAGCAAGATAGCAATAGGAAAAGATTCACGGGTAAGGGGAAGGAGAACCAGAGTGTTTCTCTTGGAGCAAATGGTGCCAAGAGAACTACAGAATCAGTTAGCAAGACCAGTAGGCCGAAGTTATCTGGAAAAGATAGTTTGAAACAAGGTTCCACTTTCTCTATAGGGAAGACTTCCTACAACAATATTGTCTCCAACGTCACTTCCTTCATTCCATTAGTTCAACAAAAACAATCAGCAGCAGTTGCTACAG GCAAAAGGGATGTCAAAGTCAAGGCCCTGGAGGCTGCTGAAGCTGCAAAACGTATGGCCCAAAAGAAAGAGAATGAACGCAAGATGAAGAAGGAGGCATTAAGAATTGAGCGGGAAAAATTGGAGCAACATAACCAAAGGCAGCAAGAGCtgcagaagaaaaagaaggaggaagaaCGGAAGAAAAAGGAAGCAGAAATGGCAGCAAAGAAGAGacagagagaagaagaagggaaaaaggaaaaagaaaggaaaaggaaGCGTGTTAATGATGCAAAGAAGCAACATCATGAGCAAGAGAAGATACACGCTAAGAAAGAAGATAAACAAGTACAAATCCGAGCAGCA GGTGAACAAATCCGAGAAAGCAAGAAACTTATGGATGAGAAAGAAAATCATCAGAAATTGCAAATGGACATCAGTGAGGGTAATTTGGAGCTTGTTTCTGAAAGTGAACCTTTGAATACCAGGAATTCGacaaatgataaaataaaagaatgcTGTCCTGCATATTCTGAAGCTATGAATGGTGATAATAAAGAAAAG GTGACGAGCAATTTTATCAAAGCATCTGAAGATGATGCCTTCATCAACGAACACCCATTTCAAGAGCAATCATATGATATCTCTCCTTATAAAGAATcagatgatgaagatgaagatgaggATGACAAACCAAATAATAAGTTTATTCCTTCATGGGCAAG TAAGCATCGCTTGTCTCTAGCTGCTTCTTCCCAGAAAATGGACCCGGAAACGATATTTCCCCAGCGAAGTTTTTGTAATATAGCAGAAG TACTCCTTCCACGGAAGTTTCAGTCGTATTAG
- the LOC130950273 gene encoding pentatricopeptide repeat-containing protein At5g04780, mitochondrial gives MKTVRRCQRFCSNAAIHFRKLTVLAESKPDFLESKQVLHVAADKDATRVSNLHYLVQLYAKIRSSMAGRACHAYAIRIGLEFDVLTSNMIINMYSKCGLVDDARQVFDEMPVRSLVSWNTIIGALTQNAENQEPLLLFIQMQRDGTPFNEFTISSVVCACALNCATLECMQLHAFSIKAAIDSNCFVGTALVDVYAKCSSIEDASRVFESMPETNAVTWSSMLAGYVKNGLFEEALLLFRNAQLIGFDKDPFMVSSAICACAGMATLIEGKQVHAISWKSGFGSNVYVASSLIDMYAKCGCIREASLVFQGVELRSKVLWNAMISGFAKHACALEARIIFEKMQQRGLLPDEVSYVSVLNACSHMGLYKEGEKYFELMVREHNLSPNALHYSCMIDILGRAGLVHNAYDLIQRMPFEATASMWGSLLASCRNYGNIEFAEIAAKHLFEMEPSNAGNHVLLANIYATNKKWEEVARARKLLRESDLRKERGSSWIEIKNKVHSFTVGERNHPQMNMIYDYLDNLVEELKKLNYKVDTNHDLHDVDENRKQTLLKHHSEKLAVSYGLMSLPSDIDIPIRIMKNLRICGDCHNFMKLVSKFTSREIIVRDTNRFHHFKDGCCSCGEFW, from the coding sequence ATGAAAACCGTGAGAAGGTGCCAGAGATTCTGTAGCAATGCTGCCATCCATTTTAGGAAATTAACAGTTCTTGCCGAGTCCAAACCAGATTTCTTAGAATCGAAACAAGTTCTTCATGTGGCTGCGGATAAGGATGCTACTCGTGTTTCAAATCTGCACTATCTTGTGCAGTTATATGCTAAAATAAGATCATCCATGGCTGGAAGGGCATGCCATGCTTATGCTATTCGTATTGGATTGGAATTCGACGTTTTAACTTCAAATATGATCATTAACATGTACTCCAAATGTGGTTTAGTTGATGATGCTCGCCAAGTGTTCGATGAAATGCCGGTGAGAAGCTTGGTTTCGTGGAACACAATTATTGGAGCACTTACCCAGAATGCAGAGAATCAAGAACCTCTCTTGCTTTTTATTCAAATGCAAAGAGACGGAACCCCTTTCAATGAGTTTACCATTTCCAGTGTTGTATGCGCATGTGCCTTGAATTGTGCCACTCTCGAATGCATGCAACTGCATGCTTTTTCAATTAAGGCTGCCATAGATTCAAATTGTTTTGTTGGAACTGCTTTAGTTGATGTCTATGCCAAGTGCTCTTCAATTGAAGACGCGAGCCGAGTGTTTGAGAGTATGCCCGAAACTAATGCTGTTACGTGGAGTTCAATGTTAGCAGGATATGTTAAAAATGGTTTATTTGAGGAAGCCTTGCTGCTTTTTCGTAATGCTCAGCTTATCGGTTTTGATAAGGACCCATTTATGGTTTCTTCTGCTATCTGTGCTTGTGCAGGTATGGCAACCTTGATTGAAGGAAAACAAGTGCATGCTATCTCATGGAAATCTGGATTTGGTTCAAACGTATATGTTGCTTCCTCCCTTATAGACATGTATGCTAAATGCGGCTGCATAAGGGAAGCTTCCCTTGTGTTTCAAGGAGTGGAGCTGAGAAGTAAGGTTTTATGGAATGCCATGATTTCAGGGTTTGCTAAGCATGCTTGTGCACTAGAGGCCCGGATCATATTCGAAAAAATGCAGCAGAGAGGGTTACTTCCTGATGAAGTTTCCTACGTATCTGTATTAAACGCATGTAGCCATATGGGTTTGTACAAAGAAGGAGAGAAGTACTTTGAACTCATGGTCAGAGAGCACAATCTTTCACCCAATGCCCTTCACTATTCATGTATGATTGATATTCTTGGTCGTGCAGGATTGGTTCACAACGCATATGACTTGATTCAGAGAATGCCATTTGAAGCAACTGCTTCTATGTGGGGTTCACTCTTAGCCTCATGTAGAAATTATGGCAATATTGAGTTTGCTGAGATTGCAGCCAAGCATCTATTTGAAATGGAACCTAGCAATGCCGGAAACCATGTCTTGCTAGCAAACATCTATGCAACAAATAAAAAGTGGGAGGAAGTTGCCAGAGCAAGGAAGCTTCTGAGAGAGAGTGATCTTCGAAAGGAGAGGGGTTCGAGCTGGAttgaaataaagaacaaggttCATTCATTCACCGTTGGTGAAAGAAACCATCCACAAATGAATATGATTTATGATTATTTGGATAATTTGGTAGAGGAGttaaagaagctaaattacaaggTTGATACCAACCATGATCTGCATGATGTAGATGAGAACAGGAAACAGACGCTTTTGAAGCATCACAGTGAGAAACTTGCTGTTTCCTATGGATTGATGTCTTTACCTAGTGATATAGATATACCAATAAGGATTATGAAAAACCTAAGAATTTGTGGCGATTGCCACAATTTTATGAAACTTGTGTCTAAGTTTACTAGTAGGGAGATCATTGTTCGAGATACAAACCGCTTTCACCACTTTAAAGATGGCTGCTGTTCTTGTGGGGAGTTTTGGTGA